Proteins encoded together in one Mastomys coucha isolate ucsf_1 unplaced genomic scaffold, UCSF_Mcou_1 pScaffold16, whole genome shotgun sequence window:
- the Rxfp4 gene encoding relaxin-3 receptor 2, producing MATSNSSASLPTLFWVNGSGDSVLSTDGAAMPVQFLVLRIMVALAYGLVGIIGLLGNLAVLWVLGNCGQRVSGRSSDTFVFSLALADLGLALTLPFWATESAMDFYWPFGSALCKIVLTTTVLSIYASTFLIAALSIARYWVVAVAVGSGSHLSVFWARVVTLAVWMAAALVTVPTAIFGAEVEFWGMCLCLLRFPSRYWLGAYQLQRVVLAFIVPLGIITTSYLLLLAVLQRQQRCGACQRQDSRVVARSVRILVASFALCWFPNHVVTLWEILVKFDLVPWDSTFYTIHTYVLPATICLAHSNSCLNPVIDCLLRREHRQVLVSSFRALWSRLWPQNKACMEQMALKEGGGRWVASTQESGSSKTNTNEHQDEGCNLNTLLSETYQGQSPQILGRSSFCQVAVPPGKV from the coding sequence ATGGCCACATCCAATTCTTCAGCCTCTCTGCCCACCCTCTTCTGGGTCAATGGCTCTGGAGACAGCGTGCTGAGTACTGACGGTGCTGCAATGCCTGTCCAGTTCCTTGTTCTGAGGATCATGGTTGCACTGGCCTACGGACTTGTAGGTATCATTGGCTTGCTGGGAAATTTGGCTGTACTGTGGGTACTAGGTAACTGTGGTCAGCGTGTATCCGGCCGGTCTTCTGACACCTTTGTCTTCAGCCTGGCTCTGGCAGACTTGGGGTTGGCCCTCACTCTCCCTTTCTGGGCAACCGAGTCAGCAATGGACTTCTACTGGCCTTTCGGAAGTGCCCTCTGCAAGATAGTCCTGACGACCACCGTCCTCAGCATCTACGCGAGCACCTTCCTAATCGCAGCACTGAGTATCGCACGATACTGGGTGGTGGCCGTGGCTGTGGGGTCAGGTAGTCACCTCTCAGTCTTTTGGGCCCGTGTGGTCACACTGGCAGTGTGGATGGCGGCTGCCCTGGTGACTGTGCCCACAGCAATCTTTGGGGCCGAGGTTGAGTTTTGGGGcatgtgcctctgtcttctgCGTTTCCCCAGCAGATACTGGCTGGGGGCTTACCAGCTACAGAGGGTAGTTCTGGCCTTCATCGTGCCCTTGGGCATCATTACCACCAGCTACCTGCTGCTGTTGGCCGTTCTACAGAGGCAGCAACGATGCGGGGCGTGTCAGCGGCAGGACAGCCGAGTGGTAGCCCGCTCTGTCCGTATCCTGGTGGCTTCCTTCGCCCTCTGCTGGTTTCCCAACCATGTAGTCACTCTCTGGGAAATTCTGGTAAAGTTTGACCTAGTGCCCTGGGACAGTACTTTCTACACCATCCATACTTATGTCCTTCCCGCCACCATCTGCTTGGCACACAGTAATAGCTGCCTCAACCCTGTGATCGATTGTCTCCTGCGGCGGGAGCACCGGCAGGTTCTTGTCAGCTCCTTCAGAGCTCTCTGGTCAAGACTGTGGCCCCAGAACAAGGCCTGCATGGAACAAATGGCCCTCaaggagggaggtgggagatggGTAGCCAGCACCCAGGAGAGTGGCTCTTCTAAGACAAATACAAACGAACACCAGGATGAAGGATGCAACCTGAACACACTCCTTTCTGAGACCTATCAGGGGCAGAGCCCACAGATTCTAGGGAGGAGCTCTTTCTGCCAGGTGGCAGTGCCCCCAGGAAAAGTCTGA